Proteins encoded by one window of Arachis ipaensis cultivar K30076 chromosome B04, Araip1.1, whole genome shotgun sequence:
- the LOC107637846 gene encoding uncharacterized protein LOC107637846, with product MSTLQMSHVIDLEQGNHEDDAVVGGVGSDDDDGSVYLSDAEEGGSSHSHFYSTHGDGGSAFDDCSFSCVSDLEAAAVVHDSGRASFASDFSVELGNAAGVPEIKVHLDNNIINNNNNNHKVERDCRICHMGLESDSSESGVPIELGCACKDDLAAAHKICAETWFKIKGNL from the coding sequence ATGTCAACATTGCAGATGTCCCATGTTATTGAtttagagcaaggaaatcatgaaGATGATGCTGTTGTTGGAGGTGTTgggagtgatgatgatgatggtagcGTGTATTTATCTGATGCAGAAGAGGGTGGTTCAAGCCACTCTCATTTCTATTCAACACATGGTGATGGTGGCTCAGCATTTGATGATTGCAGCTTCTCATGTGTCTCTGATCTTGAAGCTGCTGCTGTTGTTCATGATTCTGGGAGGGCTTCTTTTGCTTCTGATTTCTCTGTGGAGCTGGGAAATGCAGCTGGGGTTCCTGAAATCAAAGTGCATTtggataataatattattaataataataataataatcacaaagTGGAGAGGGATTGTAGAATTTGTCACATGGGTTTGGAGAGTGATAGTTCTGAGTCTGGTGTTCCAATTGAATTGGGTTGTGCTTGTAAAGATGATCTTGCTGCTGCTCACAAAATATGTGCTGAGACATGGTTCAAGATTAAGGGGAATTTGTGA